One region of Eupeodes corollae chromosome 1, idEupCoro1.1, whole genome shotgun sequence genomic DNA includes:
- the LOC129941255 gene encoding uncharacterized protein LOC129941255 isoform X3, which translates to MWGTNAGECGLCGDDYSLPTPRPNELGGTFGEGVITKQYVNESQVELGIQVIVNHMGFFYFDICNLDEFHEESEDCFKENPILLADGSDKFYIDETVGWLNATVIFPPELNCMHCVLRWNYVAGNNWGKCEDGSLGLGCGPFQKNYKGCSDISIVTPSSRHILSLINNHGVKQVEPADELTEPEPETELEA; encoded by the exons ATGTGGGGTACTAATGCTGGTGAATGTGGATTGTGTGGAGATGATTACAGTTTACCAACACCTCGTCCCAATGAACTGGGTGGAACCTTTGGAGAGGGAGTAATTACCAAACAGTACGTTAATGAATCCCAGGTCGAATTGGGCATACAAGTCATCGTAAACCACATGGGTTTCTTCTACTTCGATATTTGCAACTTGGACGAGTTTCATGAAGAATCTGAGGATTGTTTTAAGGAAAATCCCATTCTATTGGCTGATGGCAGTGATAAGTTTTATATTGATGAAACGGTCGGATGGTTAAATGCAACAGTAATTTTTCCTCcagaattaaattgtatgcacTGTGTTTTGAGATGGAACTATGTAGCAG gaAATAATTGGGGTAAATGTGAAGATGGCAGTCTTGGTTTGGGTTGTGGACCGTTTCAGAAGAACTATAAAGGTTGTTCTGATATAAGTATAGTGACGCCAAGTTCACGACATATCTTATCACTTATAAATAACCATGGTGTAAAACAGGTTGAGCCTGCTGATGAACTAACTGAGCCTGAGCCTGAGACTGAGCTTGAGGCTTAG
- the LOC129941255 gene encoding uncharacterized protein LOC129941255 isoform X2: MFKHEFYPIATLIAVLNIFCTKVIGHGMLLDPVSRSSRWRYDESAPKNYEDNMLNCGGADVMWGTNAGECGLCGDDYSLPTPRPNELGGTFGEGVITKQYVNESQVELGIQVIVNHMGFFYFDICNLDEFHEESEDCFKENPILLADGSDKFYIDETVGWLNATVIFPPELNCMHCVLRWNYVAGNNWGKCEDGSLGLGCGPFQKNYKGCSDISIVTPSSRHILSLINNHGVKQVEPADELTEPEPETELEA, from the exons ATgtttaaacatgaattttatccTATCGCAACGCTTATTGCAGTCCTTAATATTTTCTGTACCAAGGTAATTGGTCATGGAATGCTTTTAGATCCTGTTAGTCGTTCATCTAGGTGGCGATATGATGAATCAGCCCCGAAAAATTACGAAGATAACATGCTCAATTGTGGAGGAGCCGAT GTAATGTGGGGTACTAATGCTGGTGAATGTGGATTGTGTGGAGATGATTACAGTTTACCAACACCTCGTCCCAATGAACTGGGTGGAACCTTTGGAGAGGGAGTAATTACCAAACAGTACGTTAATGAATCCCAGGTCGAATTGGGCATACAAGTCATCGTAAACCACATGGGTTTCTTCTACTTCGATATTTGCAACTTGGACGAGTTTCATGAAGAATCTGAGGATTGTTTTAAGGAAAATCCCATTCTATTGGCTGATGGCAGTGATAAGTTTTATATTGATGAAACGGTCGGATGGTTAAATGCAACAGTAATTTTTCCTCcagaattaaattgtatgcacTGTGTTTTGAGATGGAACTATGTAGCAG gaAATAATTGGGGTAAATGTGAAGATGGCAGTCTTGGTTTGGGTTGTGGACCGTTTCAGAAGAACTATAAAGGTTGTTCTGATATAAGTATAGTGACGCCAAGTTCACGACATATCTTATCACTTATAAATAACCATGGTGTAAAACAGGTTGAGCCTGCTGATGAACTAACTGAGCCTGAGCCTGAGACTGAGCTTGAGGCTTAG
- the LOC129941255 gene encoding uncharacterized protein LOC129941255 isoform X1, producing the protein MFKHEFYPIATLIAVLNIFCTKVIGHGMLLDPVSRSSRWRYDESAPKNYEDNMLNCGGADLSFATNFYFIFTFLMSFIFQVMWGTNAGECGLCGDDYSLPTPRPNELGGTFGEGVITKQYVNESQVELGIQVIVNHMGFFYFDICNLDEFHEESEDCFKENPILLADGSDKFYIDETVGWLNATVIFPPELNCMHCVLRWNYVAGNNWGKCEDGSLGLGCGPFQKNYKGCSDISIVTPSSRHILSLINNHGVKQVEPADELTEPEPETELEA; encoded by the exons ATgtttaaacatgaattttatccTATCGCAACGCTTATTGCAGTCCTTAATATTTTCTGTACCAAGGTAATTGGTCATGGAATGCTTTTAGATCCTGTTAGTCGTTCATCTAGGTGGCGATATGATGAATCAGCCCCGAAAAATTACGAAGATAACATGCTCAATTGTGGAGGAGCCGATTTAAGTTTTgcaactaatttttattttatctttacaTTCCTCATGAGCTTTATTTTCCAGGTAATGTGGGGTACTAATGCTGGTGAATGTGGATTGTGTGGAGATGATTACAGTTTACCAACACCTCGTCCCAATGAACTGGGTGGAACCTTTGGAGAGGGAGTAATTACCAAACAGTACGTTAATGAATCCCAGGTCGAATTGGGCATACAAGTCATCGTAAACCACATGGGTTTCTTCTACTTCGATATTTGCAACTTGGACGAGTTTCATGAAGAATCTGAGGATTGTTTTAAGGAAAATCCCATTCTATTGGCTGATGGCAGTGATAAGTTTTATATTGATGAAACGGTCGGATGGTTAAATGCAACAGTAATTTTTCCTCcagaattaaattgtatgcacTGTGTTTTGAGATGGAACTATGTAGCAG gaAATAATTGGGGTAAATGTGAAGATGGCAGTCTTGGTTTGGGTTGTGGACCGTTTCAGAAGAACTATAAAGGTTGTTCTGATATAAGTATAGTGACGCCAAGTTCACGACATATCTTATCACTTATAAATAACCATGGTGTAAAACAGGTTGAGCCTGCTGATGAACTAACTGAGCCTGAGCCTGAGACTGAGCTTGAGGCTTAG